Part of the Natrinema sp. CBA1119 genome, TCAGTTACAATATTTCGGAGTGGATGTCCGTATTCTCACTATAGAAGTTTAGATGGTCTGTATCCGTTTCTATATCAAATTCACTTCTTAACGGCCATGAACTGTGGAGGGGTTTCGACTGTCGTACCATAACTATGAATAATATCCCAACTAAATATTTGGTGTGGATCCATACACTAATAACGTGTCTTATTTAACAAGTAGTTATGTTTATTGCAACCGTCAAAAATTACAACAATGGTCGTAGCACTGCTGAATCAAAACTCTGGATTACTTCACGAGAAAGGCCTGATAGAACTGAGTCGAAACCCATTACCACATGGAGCAGATAGTTTGAACAGTACCACTTGCTAATCATATAGATATGGATCCATTTACACTCCTTGGCATTGACGTGCTATTGTTTCTCGCGATCGGTATCCTCGCTGGAGCACACTGTATCGGAATGTGTGGCCCACTCGTCACCATTTATGCAAGCCAGATGGATGATGGCACATCAAACAACGGTCGGGAAAGTCATCTTACAACATATGAGGTACGTCAACATGCACTGTTCAATATCGGGCGAACGTTGAGTTACACTCTTCTTGGCGCAGTGTTTGGCGCACTTGGTAGTATGTTGTTCGTGACGACCGCTTCGTTCTCGTCTATTGTTGAGTTCGTCCGCGGCGGTGTCGGTCTCGTCATCGGTGGTCTCGTCATGATCATTGGGATATATTATTTACTGGGCAGAACAACCGGTGGTATTCACTTGCCTGGACTTGAGCGCATATCGAGCTGGCTTGCGACACGGGTTGATCGTCTTGCGAACGGTCCGGGTATTGTCGGACTCGGTGCTGTTCATGGACTGCTACCATGCCCAATCCTGTATCCAGCGTTTCTGTACGCGTTTGCAATTGGCTCACCTGCCGGCGGCGCACTTGCACTTGGCGCACTTGGACTCGGAACAATTCCTGCCGTCTTCGCATATGGAACTGTCATCGACGCCGTCGACGTGGTTCACCGCCAACGAGTGCATCGACTGCTTGGAGTTGCGTTCGTCGTCCTCGGATATGTCCTGCTTGCCCATGGAATGATGAGCCTAGGTATCCACCTGCCACACCCTGGATTACCGTTTTATGACGGACTTGAGACAGCAAGTGTGAATGCCAACTAGAACTCATAATAGACTAAAATGACCAACAATAGTACGACCGAAACCGGCTGCAAACTCTGCGACCTCCCCGTAGAAGGAAGCGATATTGTCGATGATGGGGACCCATTTTGTTGTCTCGGTTGTCGCGATGTCTATAACGCACTCGGCGACATTGACGATATCGAGGCAGAAGACGTTCGTCGTACTCGAGACGAATCACAGTCTAATCGGGAAATCCCGCCAGACCATGAAGCAACGTTTCTGGAAGTCGACGGGATGCATTGTGCAACCTGCGAGGCGTTCATCGAGTCAGCTGCAACCGCAGTTGAGGGTGTCAGCGATTCGAAATCAAGTTATATCACCGATACAGTTCGAATCGATCATGATCCAAATGTTGTCTCAGAAGAAGATCTTCAAGACGAGATAAGTGGACTCGGCTATAGTGCATACTCCCGTGACGATGCGTTCAGTCGCCGAAGGGCAAACGATTGGGAGATGGGGCGAGTTGCTGTCGGTGTCCTTATGGGTATGTCGGTGATGCTACAGTACATAGTTATTATATATCCAACATATTTTGGCGGACTATTTTATGATGATCGTACCGCAGAGTTCTTCGAAACAGCTCTCGCGAGTTCTGTTGCCACGCCGTTTTACGTCGTTATCGCGGCACTCACGACAATTATTGTGGCTATAACGGGAAAGCCGATTCTGCAGGGGGCATACGTTAGCGTTCGGACGCGGTCTCCGAATATGGATCTGCTCATCGCGATTGCAGCCATGAGCGCGTACGTCTACAGTACGCTCTCAATCGTATTTGGCGGTGAACACATTTATTATGATGTGACAGTCGCTATTATCGTTATCGTCACGGCAGGGAATTATTATGAGTCGACGATCAAGCAACAGGCGACTGAGCGCCTCTCTGATCTCACATCCATCCAAGTCGATGAAGCCCGTCGAATTTGTGAGGACGGTGAATACGAAGATGTCACAGTCGATGAACTCGAGGTTAGTGACCGTGTGCTTGTCCGGGCCGGAGAACGGATCCCCGTCGATGGAGAAGTTATCAATGGCGACACGGCTGTCGACGAAGCAATTGTTACTGGCGAGTCTCTTCCTGTGCAGAAAACTAATGGCGATACCGTAGTCGGAGGCTCAATGGTGACCAACGGTGCGGTGACCGTCCGTGTCGGGGAGAACGCAACGAACAGCCTCGATCGGATCGCCGAACTTGTCTGGGACCTCCAGAGTGGCTCCCACGGTATTCAGAAACTCGCGGACAAACTGGCAACGATTTTCGTGCCGGTTGTTCTCGTCCTTGCAGTTATCGTCACGGGTGTGTATCTCTTGCTCGGTAACGGAGTCTCTGCCCTTCTGGTCGGCCTCACGGTGTTGATCGTTTCTTGTCCCTGTGCGCTCGGATTGGCGACACCGCTCGCAGTTGCTGCAGGGATCCGTGACGCACTAGAGCGCTCAATTGTCATCTTCGATGACAGCGTGTTCGAGCGAATCCGTGACGCGGACACTGTCATTTTCGACAAGACTGGCACATTGACGACGGGCGAAATGACTGTCGCCGACACCGACCTGAAGGCGGCCTTATTCGAAAAGGCTGCACTCCTCGAGGGGAGGTCGTCACATCCAGTTGGGAAAGCGATTGCCGCCGAACGGACAGTCTCTGACGGCGGCACGGCCGAATCCGCTTCGAACACCAGTTCGGCAGACGACCGCGTCGAATCCTTTGACAGTCACCGGACCGGCGTTACAGGTGTCGTAGACGGAGACAAGATCCTCGTCGGCCACCCAGATCTCTTCCGTGACCACGGCTGGGACGTTCCCGCGGACATCGCCGAGAATATTGCCGATAGCCGCGAAACGGGTCGGGTTCCGGTCGCTGTCGGTCGCGACGGGACCGCCAAGGGTGTTATCGTCGTCAGTGACGAACTGCGAGCGAATTGGAATGAGACGCTGACTGCAATTTCAAGTGAAGAAAGGGAGGTCATCGTACTCACCGGAGACGACGCTCGAGCGGCGGAGAGT contains:
- a CDS encoding sulfite exporter TauE/SafE family protein, coding for MDPFTLLGIDVLLFLAIGILAGAHCIGMCGPLVTIYASQMDDGTSNNGRESHLTTYEVRQHALFNIGRTLSYTLLGAVFGALGSMLFVTTASFSSIVEFVRGGVGLVIGGLVMIIGIYYLLGRTTGGIHLPGLERISSWLATRVDRLANGPGIVGLGAVHGLLPCPILYPAFLYAFAIGSPAGGALALGALGLGTIPAVFAYGTVIDAVDVVHRQRVHRLLGVAFVVLGYVLLAHGMMSLGIHLPHPGLPFYDGLETASVNAN
- a CDS encoding cation-translocating P-type ATPase produces the protein MTNNSTTETGCKLCDLPVEGSDIVDDGDPFCCLGCRDVYNALGDIDDIEAEDVRRTRDESQSNREIPPDHEATFLEVDGMHCATCEAFIESAATAVEGVSDSKSSYITDTVRIDHDPNVVSEEDLQDEISGLGYSAYSRDDAFSRRRANDWEMGRVAVGVLMGMSVMLQYIVIIYPTYFGGLFYDDRTAEFFETALASSVATPFYVVIAALTTIIVAITGKPILQGAYVSVRTRSPNMDLLIAIAAMSAYVYSTLSIVFGGEHIYYDVTVAIIVIVTAGNYYESTIKQQATERLSDLTSIQVDEARRICEDGEYEDVTVDELEVSDRVLVRAGERIPVDGEVINGDTAVDEAIVTGESLPVQKTNGDTVVGGSMVTNGAVTVRVGENATNSLDRIAELVWDLQSGSHGIQKLADKLATIFVPVVLVLAVIVTGVYLLLGNGVSALLVGLTVLIVSCPCALGLATPLAVAAGIRDALERSIVIFDDSVFERIRDADTVIFDKTGTLTTGEMTVADTDLKAALFEKAALLEGRSSHPVGKAIAAERTVSDGGTAESASNTSSADDRVESFDSHRTGVTGVVDGDKILVGHPDLFRDHGWDVPADIAENIADSRETGRVPVAVGRDGTAKGVIVVSDELRANWNETLTAISSEEREVIVLTGDDARAAESFREHAAVDEVFAGVPPEGKAETVKRFNGAGRTVMIGDGTNDAPALAAADLGIALGGGTAMAADAADVALVDDDLSSVETVFDLAQATNRRVKGNIGWAFCYNAIAIPLAVLGLLNPLFAALAMGASSLLVVTNSTRSLLPEDK